Proteins from one Dioscorea cayenensis subsp. rotundata cultivar TDr96_F1 unplaced genomic scaffold, TDr96_F1_v2_PseudoChromosome.rev07_lg8_w22 25.fasta BLBR01000644.1, whole genome shotgun sequence genomic window:
- the LOC120254816 gene encoding LOW QUALITY PROTEIN: methionine aminopeptidase 2B-like (The sequence of the model RefSeq protein was modified relative to this genomic sequence to represent the inferred CDS: deleted 2 bases in 2 codons), which yields MRMNKIKQQKLSIQENLVNAGDKTTTSQSSLKDDEEDVQADGPSSEPSKKKKKKSKSKKKKEPLEQTNPPSIPVHELFPSGEYPEGEIQQYKDDNLWRLTSEEKRELERLEKPMYNAVRQAAEVHRQVRKYMRSIIKPGMLMMDLCETLENMVRKLIKENGLQAGIAFPTGCSLNWVAAHWTPNSGDKTVLQYDDVMKLDFGTHMDGHIVDCAFTVAFNPMFNPLLEASREATNTGIKESGIDVRLCDVGAAIQEVMESYEVEINGKVFQVKSIRNLNGHSIGPYQIHAGKSVPIVKGGEQTKMEEGEFYAIETFASTGKGYVREDLECSHYMKNFDVGHIPLRLPRAKQLLGTINKHFSTLAFCRRYLDRIGETKYLMALKNLCDAGIVQPYPPLCDVKGSYVSQFEHTILLRPTCKEVISRGDDY from the exons ATGAGaatgaacaaaataaagcaaCAGAAACTTTCTATACAAGAAAATCTTGTGAATGCTGGTGATAAAACTACCACTTCCCAATCTTCAttgaaagatgatgaagaagatgttcAAGCAGATGGTCCAAGTTCAG AACCttctaagaagaaaaagaagaaaagcaaaTCAAA GAAAAAGAAGGAACCTCTTGAGCAGACTAACCCACCATCAATTCCTGTTCATGAACTTTTCCCT TCAGGGGAATACCCAGAGGGTGAAATTCAACAATACAAGGATGA taATTTGTGGAGATTGACATCTGAAGAGAAGAGGGAACTTGAGCGCCTTGAGAAACCCATGTACAATGCAGTTCGCCAAGCTGCAGAAGTTCATAGGCAG GTGAGGAAATATATGAGGAGTATTATAAAGCCAGGAATGTTGATGATGGATCTTTGTGAAACCTTGGAAAATATGGTCCGAAAGTTAATCAAGGAGAATGGTTTGCAAGCAGGCATTGCCTTTCCAACGGGATGTTCCCTAAATTG GGTTGCAGCTCATTGGACGCCAAATTCTGGTGATAAAACAGTACTTCAATATGATGATGTTATGAAATTAGATTTTGGAACACATATGGATG GGCATATAGTTGATTGTGCTTTTACAGTTGCG TTTAACCCCATGTTTAATCCTTTGCTTGAGGCTTCAAGGGAGGCTACAAATACTGGTATAAAG GAGTCTGGTATAGATGTTCGACTCTGTGATGTTGGTGCTGCAATTCAAGAGGTTATGGAATCATACGAAGTTGAAATTAATGGGAAAGTGTTCCAAG TGAAAAGCATCCGAAACTTGAATGGGCACAGCATTGGGCCATACCAAATCCACGCTGGAAAATCTGTTCCAATTGTGAAAGGTGGTGAACAAACAAAAATGGAAGAGGGTGAATTTTACGCGATAGAAACCTTCGCATCGACAG GGAAAGGTTATGTCAGAGAGGATCTGGAATGCAGTCATTACATGAAAAACTTCGATGTTGGACACATACCGCTAAGGCTTCCCCGAGCCAAACAGCTACTTGGAACAATCAACAAGCACTTTTCAACATTGGCCTTTTGCAGGAGGTATTTGGATCGTATCGGGGAGACAAAATATCTAATGGCCCTGAAAAATTTATGTGATGCTGGTATTGTTCAG CCATACCCGCCTTTGTGTGATGTGAAGGGAAGCTATGTATCACAGTTTGAGCACACCATCTTACTGAGACCTACCTGTAAAGAAGTCATTTCTCGAGGTGATGACTATTGA
- the LOC120254815 gene encoding LOW QUALITY PROTEIN: protein NETWORKED 1A-like (The sequence of the model RefSeq protein was modified relative to this genomic sequence to represent the inferred CDS: deleted 2 bases in 2 codons), whose amino-acid sequence MATFLHGETRRMYSWWWDSHISPKNSKWLQENLTDMDLKVNSMIKLLEEDADSFARRAEMYYKKRPELMKLVEEFYRAYRALAERYDHATGALRQAHRTMAEAFPNQIPLILTDESPSNSSSAAEPRTPEMPPPLCAPFDPDDLQKDALGLSSNFHTINRNGSYSEENDSVMSRKGLKQLNDLFETGEGTARPKFSEGRVRKGLIFHEEAIKSSEAKRQNNDLAEKEAEIKCLQEKVSELSTEIHDLENRLTSESERASKAETEVQSFKEMLSDLKSEKEVTLLRNQESLERIAALEAEITRLQGELKKLNDDMVTEGSKLSNAEQRCVLLEQEYHSLQLELGKLSQKTMLQESELRGKQEEVEKLETCLKDGQQQCLQAETALQAMEKLHSESQQEVKLLAHEVLSNNERLNGMERSILDLQQEVKHLKVENNNLHEQNRSSAMLMRNLQDEIVSLKETKGILEDEVRLHLEEKKVIQQEFDSLKEERKDLEQRHKDIADQLKMVSSNAESLQTSVKELKDENAELKVACKKHEYEQTRNVENLKYLEVVAEKNAELEVSLSDAQVELEGLREKIKSLQSSCQALHDQSALHVSEKALLVDQVENISRNMENLSEKNTVLENSLSDLNVELESVRGKLKDSEESCQLLSDQQYNLLNEKNGLFSQVESLGISLENMERKYAEVEKQNLILNKQRAAMFDQLRELHDCLKLEKQERERQFHLSNNQQASLENRIYVLQEEARLRDAEFVVEQEQKINAEIEICILRECLSDMKESNSIISIECKKHLEASVHLEKLISHLKQEDVKQQEKLELLSMDNQKLRTGIHAMLKALNVNTKFGASNVIKDDDEFIKLVLSRIRNLLDIISDAEDEKQHLVLEQLVIITVLQHLGLDLANHISEKNLLQREFTTKTDELSHLQAKVHELVELKEQLLQEVEAANKREEVLKDKQLSLENAHLQSQVEICKLKKENQSLSNSFHALQEKKASLEEDISQTLAEAIKHEFLHLVFSGITDEKMSVLKLSLDELDCLNAVKNELNKEITVLKEKVAMLEIENLHLNEQVSCLEDCKKQMIVLEAELTAMRTTCEQLNVRIETGETLLMAKSVELSEVNQKLQEVYETSQSKIHELTEENQTLSQKLNDIMQKKDDVEEENSFLVQEFMAMECLYVILNGLSADRALELKFFSDDLDNLHGVNDDLNQQIRELDEKVRALEVENMHLNESVVHLESDLKTAHNVCEQLNHQIELGKNLLMQKEMGLLEANERAQEAHQLAQREMSTLLEEKHYLSNNLYDLMKKMDVVEEENTVIFREALALDCLYSISTCQNAEKIGELKLLCDDLDHLHGINQSLDQEVRILNGKISFFEEENLQLRESKLYLEECRSQLQDAVLQSELEIGKLVEENQSMSLKFNELMDKKEAIEEENGLILKEVMTFEFLQLIFESLSSDRALELASLSSDLKCLIAVREELDEEIGMLNERITSLEVENMCLKESVVHLEECRNQIIGLEDELRAARIISEELNRQVEAGENSLAQKEMELSEANQKVLSIKEHNAEVYKNLQELKLDIDGAKVVREELENKVLTLLEINASREKEITHIRGTNECLEGELDKLQKESEILRSREKCLTSELQKRIDEVGFCEQEIVSLVGDIQVSTINAAILEEKLLEMLLVCESLEIDTMVLTKILDKEIDTTYVYMNALKKELEDIKGENTGLKGDLNSYAFLAVCLSDTIASLKEHTLSLKKLCDETYQENEENSLRCYDLEEKGQEPSEAYQSHVPAGVLRLRESLATVEALQKAVINTKKILIEKKRSSKMNKVHRGENLGMNLNLHEDNADVSKAKCGQMMKDIQLDKVSSSSLYGNNVSSFRPIRSGSGETDDQMLELWETAERDCNNQMRKESSATTELDIEYHEIEAVEEAKSDYPSSELVAEKELSIDKLELPRQDTESYQGWKTRVIEKLVGDTQRLSALQTSLQELKKKMESCEKSKHSISFKYDTIKTQLNEADEAVMQLVDNTGKLMKKAEDYSDNNERENEDTRGRRRRQLSERARRGSEKIGGLELELQKIQYIMLKLDEENESRFRALERKSSVLLRDYLYGRREGSKHKKRLCGCMRPKTTGD is encoded by the exons GGTGGTGGGACAGCCATATCAgcccaaaaaattccaaatggCTGCAGGAAAACCTCACTG ATATGGATCTCAAGGTCAACTCGATGATCAAGCTCTTAGAAGAAGATGCGGATTCATTTGCAAGAAGAGCAGAGATGTACTATAAGAAACGACCTGAACTTATGAAACTAGTGGAGGAGTTTTACCGAGCTTATCGTGCTTTAGCAGAAAGATATGATCACGCAACTGGGGCACTTCGACAAGCACACCGTACAATGGCTGAAGCATTTCCTAACCAAATACCATTGATATTGACCGATGAGTCTCCATCAAACTCTTCTTCTGCTGCAGAGCCCCGCACTCCTGAAATGCCTCCGCCTCTTTGTGCACCATTTGATCCTGATGACTTGCAGAAGGATGCTTTGGGTTTATCATCCAATTTTCATACTATCAACAGGAATGGCTCGTACTCAGAGGAAAATGATTCAGTAATGAGCAGAAAAGGTCTGAAGCAGTTGAATGATTTGTTTGAGACTGGTGAAGGAACAGCTCGCCCGAAGTTTTCTGAAGGGAGAGTTAGAAAAGGTTTGATTTTTCACGAAGAAGCAATAAAAAGTTCAGAAGCTAAAAGGCAAAATAACGATTTGGCAGAAAAAGAAGCTGAAATAAAATGTCTGCAAGAAAAGGTTTCAGAATTATCGACAGAAATCCATGATCTTGAAAACCGACTTACATCAGAATCTGAACGCGCCAGTAAGGCTGAAACTGAAGTTCAATCTTTTAAAGAGATGCTCTCTGATCTGAAATCTGAAAAGGAAGTTACTCTTCTCCGCAACCAGGAATCTCTAGAGAGGATAGCTGCTCTGGAGGCTGAGATTACTCGCCTGCAAGGTgaattgaagaaattaaatgatgatATGGTTACTGAAGGATCAAAGTTAAGCAATGCGGAACAGCGATGTGTTCTCTTGGAGCAGGAATATCATTCTTTACAATTGGAATTGGGCAAACTTTCA CAGAAAACAATGCTACAAGAATCAGAACTCCGGGGAAAACAGGAGGAGGTGGAGAAACTTGAGACTTGTTTAAAAGACGGACAACAGCAATGCTTGCAAGCAGAAACGGCCCTTCAGGCAATGGAGAAACTGCACTCCGAATCCCAACAAGAGGTGAAGCTTTTGGCTCATGAGGTTCTCTCCAACAATGAGAGGTTGAATGGCATGGAACGCAGTATATTGGATTTGCAGCAAGAAGTAAAGCATCTTAAAGTGGAGAATAACAATTTGCATGAGCAGAATCGTTCTTCTGCAATGCTGATGAGAAATCTGCAAGATGAAATAGTTTCCTTGAAGGAAACAAAGGGAATCCTTGAAGACGAAGTGCGACTCCATTTAGAAGAGAAGAAAGTTATTCAGCAAGAGTTTGACAGTCTAAAGGAAGAACGGAAAGATTTAGAACAAAGGCACAAAGACATTGCAGATCAACTGAAGATGGTTAGTTCAAATGCTGAATCCCTTCAAACATCGGTAAAGGAATTGAAGGATGAAAATGCAGAGCTGAAAGTGGCTTGcaaaaaacatgaatatgaaCAAACTCGGAATGTGGAGAACTTGAAATATTTGGAGGTGGTCGCTGAGAAGAATGCTGAGTTAGAAGTTTCTCTCTCAGATGCGCAAGTCGAGTTAGAGGGATTAAGGGAGAAGATCAAATCTTTACAAAGTTCTTGTCAAGCTCTTCACGACCAGAGTGCATTGCATGTTTCTGAAAAGGCTTTGCTGGTTGATCAAGTAGAAAACATTTCCCGGAATATGGAGAACCTTTCAGAGAAAAATACAGTCTTGGAGAACTCCCTGTCTGATTTGAATGTTGAGCTTGAAAGTGTTAGAGGAAAGTTGAAAGACTCAGAAGAATCCTGCCAGCTTTTATCTGATCAGCAATATAATCTTCTCAATGAAAAGAATGGTCTCTTCTCTCAG GTTGAAAGCCTCGGCATTTCTCTGGAAAATATGGAGAGGAAGTATGCTGAAGTAGAAAAACAGAATTTGATCTTAAACAAGCAGAGAGCAGCAATGTTTGATCAACTCAGAGAATTGCATGACTGCTTAAAACTAGAAAAGCAAGAGAGGGAAAGACAGTTCCATCTGAGCAATAATCAACAGGCTAGTCTAGAGAACAGGATATATGTATTGCAAGAAGAAGCTCGTCTCAGGGATGCTGAGTTTGTAGTGGAGCAGGAACAGAAAATAAATGCTGAAATTGAGATTTGCATCTTGCGTGAATGTTTATCTGATATGAAAGAAAGTAACTCAATTATTTCTATTGAGTGCAAGAAGCATCTAGAGGCATCAGTACATCTGGAGAAACTAATTTCACACCTCAAGCAGGAAGATGTCAAGCAGCAGGAGAAGCTTGAGTTGTTATCTATGGACAATCAGAAGCTTAGAACAGGAATTCATGCAATGTTGAAGGCACTAAACGTCAACACG AAGTTTGGGGCTTCAAATGTAATCAAAGATGATGATGAGTTCATAAAGCTTGTTTTGTCTAGAATAAGGAATTTGTTGGATATTATTTCTGATGCAGAAGATGAAAAACAACATTTAGTTCTTGAACAGCTCGTTATCATCACTGTTCTTCAACACTTGGGACTGGATTTGGCAAATCATATATCAGAAAAAAATCTCCTCCAGCGGGAATTTACAACCAAAACCGATGAGTTGTCACATTTGCAAGCAAAGGTGCATGAGCTTGTTGAGCTGAAGGAACAGTTACTGCAAGAAGTGGAAGCTGCCAACAAAAGGGAAGAAGTGCTGAAGGATAAACAGTTGTCTCTTGAAAATGCACACTTGCAATCACAAGTTGAGATTTGCAAGCTGAAGAAAGAAAACCAGTCATTGTCAAATAGTTTTCATGCTTTGCAGGAGAAGAAGGCCTCACTGGAAGAAGATATAAGTCAAACCCTTGCTGAAGCAATAAAGCATGAATTCTTGCATTTAGTTTTTAGTGGTATTACTGATGAGAAAATGTCGGTATTGAAGTTGTCTTTGGACGAGCTAGACTGCCTTAATGCAGTGAAAAATGAACTCAACAAGGAAATTACAGTACTGAAGGAGAAGGTTGCTATGttagaaattgaaaatttgcATCTCAATGAGCAAGTTAGCTGTTTGGAAGACTGTAAAAAGCAGATGATTGTTCTAGAGGCTGAGTTGACAGCAATGAGAACTACTTGTGAACAACTAAATGTGAGAATTGAAACCGGAGAGACTTTGTTAATGGCAAAAAGTGTTGAACTCTCTGAAGTGAATCAGAAACTGCAAGAGGTCTATGAGACTTCACAAAGCAAAATTCATGAACTGACTGAAGAAAATCAGACCTTGTCACAGAAACTTAATGATATAATGCAAAAGAAAGACGACGTTGAAGAGGAAAACAGTTTTCTGGTTCAGGAGTTTATGGCAATGGAGTGCCTTTATGTGATATTGAATGGTCTTAGTGCTGATAGAGCATTGGAATTGAAGTTTTTTAGTGATGATCTTGACAATCTTCATGGTGTCAATGATGACCTTAACCAGCAGATCCGAGAGCTGGATGAAAAAGTGAGAGCATTGGAAGTTGAAAACATGCACCTCAATGAGTCAGTTGTCCATCTAGAAAGTGATCTGAAAACAGCACACAATGTTTGTGAACAACTAAATCATCAAATTGAGTTGGGGAAAAATTTACTGATGCAGAAAGAAATGGGTCTCTTGGAAGCAAATGAAAGGGCACAAGAGGCTCATCAGTTGGCCCAAAGGGAGATGTCAACATTGCTTGAGGAGAAACATTACTTGTCAAATAACTTgtatgatttgatgaagaaaatggatGTTGTCGAAGAGGAAAACACTGTCATTTTCAGAGAGGCTTTGGCCCTTGATTGCCTCTATTCAATTTCAACGTGCCAAAATGCTGAGAAAATTGGAGAGTTGAAGTTGCTTTGTGATGATCTTGATCACCTGCATGGGATAAACCAAAGCCTTGATCAAGAGGTAAGAATATTGAATGGCAAAATCAGCTTcttcgaagaagaaaatttgCAGCTCAGGGAATCAAAACTCTACCTTGAGGAATGCCGAAGCCAGTTGCAAGATGCTGTCCTACAATCAGAATTAGAGATTGGCAAGCTGGTTGAAGAAAATCAATCCATGTCATTGAAATTTAATGAGCTGATGGATAAAAAGGAAGCCATCGAAGAGGAGAATGGATTGATACTTAAAGAGGTTATGACCTTTGAgtttcttcaattaatctttGAAAGTCTCAGTTCTGACAGAGCATTGGAGTTGGCATCCTTGAGTTCCGACTTAAAATGTCTTATTGCAGTTAGAGAAGAACTTGATGAGGAGATAGGAATGTTGAATGAAAGAATAACATCTTTGGAAGTAGAAAATATGTGCCTTAAAGAGTCAGTTGTTCATCTTGAAGAGTGCAGGAATCAGATAATCGGTCTAGAAGATGAATTGAGAGCTGCAAGGATTATCTCTGAAGAATTGAATCGCCAAGTTGAAGCTGGGGAGAATTCTTTGGCTCAGAAAGAAATGGAACTCTCAGAAGCAAATCAGAAGGTTCTTTCGATTAAAGAACACAATGCAGAAGTCTACAAAAACCTTCAAGAGCTTAAGCTAGACATTGATGGAGCTAAAGTGGTCAGAGAAGAGCTAGAGAATAAGGTTTTGACATTGTTAGAAATCAACGCCAGCAGGGAGAAGGAGATCACGCACATTCGTGGAACTAATGAATGTCTCGAGGGTGAGCTTGATAAACTACAAAAGGAGTCAGAAATTCTTAGAAGCAGGGAAAAGTGTCTTACTTCTGAACTGCAGAAAAGAATTGATGAAGTTGGGTTTTGTGAGCAGGAGATTGTGTCGTTGGTAGGTGACATACAAGTCTCCACCATTAATGCAGCAATCCTCGAAGAAAAGCTACTAGAGATGCTACTAGTATGCGAGAGTCTTGAGATTGATACCATGGTGCTCACAAAGATACTTGACAAGGAAATTGACACAACATATGTGTAcatgaatgccttgaagaaagAGCTAGAAGACATCAAGGGAGAAAATACAGGACTGAAAGGCGACTTGAATTCCTATGCATTCCTTGCTGTATGTTTGTCTGATACTATTGCTTCTCTCAAAGAACATACTCTTTCCCTCAAAAAGCTCTGTGATGAGACCTATCAAGAAAATGAG GAAAATTCATTGAGATGTTATGACTTAGAAGAGAAAGGTCAAGAACCGAGTGAAGCTTATCAATCTCATGTGCCTGCGGGAGTGTTGAGGTTGCGTGAGTCCCTTGCTACTGTTGAAGCACTTCAAAAGGCAGTCATTAATACAAAAAAGATTCTAATAGAGAAGAAGAGGTCATCCAAGATGAATAAGGTTCACAGGGGTGAAAATCTTGGAATGAACCTTAATTTGCATGAGGATAATGCTGATGTCTCAAAGGCGAAATGTGGGCAGATGATGAAAGATATTCAGCTAGACAAGGTCTCGAGTTCTTCACTCTATGGTAACAATGTAAGTTCATTTAGACCGATCAGGAGTGGCAGCGGAGAAACCGATGATCAGATGCTTGAGTTGTGGGAAACTGCTGAAAGAGACTGCAACAACCAGATGAGGAAGGAGTCATCAGCAACAACTGAACTCGACATCGAGTATCATGAGATAGAAGCGGTGGAAGAAGCAAAGAGTGATTACCCATCTTCTGAACTAGTGGCGGAGAAAGAGTTGAGCATCGACAAGCTAGAGTTGCCAAGACAAGATACAGAATCCTACCAAGGATGGAAAACTCGGGTTATCGAGAAGCTTGTTGGCGACACTCAAAGACTTTCCGCGCTCCAAACGAGCTTACAAGaactgaagaaaaaaatggagagTTGTGAAAAGAGCAAGCATTCAATTAGCTTTAAGTATGACACTATCAAAACTCAGCTGAATGAAGCCGATGAAGCTGTAATGCAGTTAGTTGATAATACCGGTAAGTTAATGAAGAAGGCTGAGGACTACTCTGATAACAATGAACGGGAAAATGAAGACACCAGAGGTCGAAGAAGAAGGCAACTCTCAGAACGAGCTCGACGGGGATCAGAAAAGATCGGTGGGTTGGAGCTGGAGTTGCAGAAGATACAATACATAATGCTGAaacttgatgaagaaaatgagagCAGATTCAGAGCTCTAGAGAGGAAGTCAAGTGTTCTTCTGAGAGACTATCTCTACGGACGAAGAGAAGGAAGCAAGCACAAGAAGAGGCTGTGTGGATGCATGAGACCAAAAACAACCGGCGATTAA